The nucleotide sequence CTAGGGCGTTTTTGCCTTTGATTATACGATGCGAGGTTAGTTTAGGTGCAAACTATAACTTATGCGCCACTGCGGCGAACGTATTCGGCGCGGGCCTGTTCAAGAATCTCTTCCAGCTTACGCGACCACTCAGGAGTAGGGTCACCTGGTACAGGCGCTTGCCACACATTAGGCCAATTGACTTCGTGGTAGCTCGTTACCGCCTTGATGTACGATAGTGTCTGGTTTCCTCTGCGCTGAGCCTCTGCGCCAGCTAGAATTGCTTTGGGCGTAGCCTCGGCAGTGAATCTGCGAAGGACTTTTCCATTGTTGAAAACTGCTTGGAATTCGGCTGTCGCCATCACTTCTCCTTGATTGCGATGAATAACAAGAATTCGCACTACTTTTGCGGCCGTGGCTTTGCCATGCATCGTATGGCCAAGACAATATACATCACCTATACGCATAAGTCAACTAATAAAAATCGGCGCCTGCAAATCACAGACGCCGTGGCTAGTGCAGGCTTTCTGTTACCGGCAGGTATTTTTTCTAATACCTTTAAGCGGCGAACGAATGACCACAGGTCTTGGCCGTACTACACAGCCTCAAACCGTGAGATGAGATTTTTGTTATTGCTTGCGCTGCTTTTTGGCCGCATACGCGACAGCAAACCCAGCGCTAATATCTGCTTGAGGCGCCCACACCATCTCTCCGGCATGATTTCCTTCGATTTGCCTGTAATACACCTCCGGGTACGTGCTATATCGGGTGCATATTCCAATCGATGAGATTTGCTCCTCATCATGTAGCTTCTGCGTAGCCGATTCCAGGATTTTAGCCTTAGTTTCCGCGTCTAGAAGCTTTCTTTCGTCAATCCCAACCTCAAAATATGCATGCCGTAGGTTTTTATTACGAGTCTTGACTACTACACGGAACCTTACTACTGACATGCCAAGCTCTTCTCATGGACGTGCCGACAGGCTAAAGTAGTATATATAAATTAGTATTATCCGCAAGATGATTGAGCAGGCGACTATAATGGTGTATGCTTAATCTTGGCCAAAAGAAAGGTGAAGGACATGGCTTGGATCACTCGTTCATACGACGTTGAGACTGGCGTTAAGCGGTACGCCTATACCAGTGACACGACACTTACCCCAAAAGGTCAACAAGTACTTTCAAGTAATATTGAAAGGATTATTGGCATTTCTGAAGTGCTAAGTACCAGTACAATTGGCTGCGCGGTCCGGCAAGAAGGCGGCTACGCTTGGAGCGACCTAGACGATGAGATTAACACTGTCTTTCAAACAGTAGCGGGCATGCAGGGTTGTACGAGGTAACTCGGCGGTATTCCGCTTTACCCCGACGCAACGTTTTGCAATCGATAAGGAGTTACCGATGCGCGTTGAAGTGAGCTTGCAGAATCGCACCGGCGATACCGGCGACCTCACCATCGCAATAAGCGATTGACCCAGCAAGGCAAATCTGAGCTACAGGCGCGACTGAAGAGCCTCGGTGCTACTATTGTAAGCATGGGAAGTAGCGGCTGTCGTGTGACTAAGCCTGCCGAAGTAAGCTGGGAAGATTTCTTTAAAGGAGCGTGGCATATCTTCCAAGATATCGCACAAAATGAGAGTAATGTGACGGCGGCATGATTTAGCTCCCGGAGTCGGTTAGATTCCGGGAGTGGTAATACCGTGATCTTAGCACTCTTGAATATTGAGTGCCAGTCGATTATCATGGAATAAATGAGTAAAAGAGATTATTACGAAGTTTTAGGCATAAGCAAAAACGCCTCACCAGACGAAATCAAGAAGGCGTTTCGGCGGCTGGCGATTCAATACCACCCGGATAAAGAGGGCGGTAATGAGGAGAAGTTCAAAGAGGTCAACGAAGCTTACGAAGTCTTAAAAGACCCTTCAAAACGCCAGCGCTACGACCAATTTGGTCACGCTGGAGTGGGTGGTAGTGCCGGTGCTGGTGGCGGTAATCCGTTTGAAGGTTTTCAGGGCTTCGGTGGTGCCCAGGGAGCTCGCTTCGATTTTGGCGATCTGGGCCTTGGCGACATTTTTGGCAGCTTCTTTGGTGGTGGCCAGCAGCAACAAGGCCCTCGGCGTGGCCAAGACGTTGAAACCGATGTAACGGTTAGTTTTGAAGAAGCGGTATTTGGCGTCGAAAAAGACATAAGTATTTATCTTGACGATACCTGTTCGCACTGTAAGGGCACCACAGTAGAGCCTGGCCATAACCTGAAAACCTGCCCAACCTGCCAGGGTTCAGGCCAGCAAATGCGCATCATGAATACTATTTTTGGGCAAATTCAGCAGTCAACCATGTGCTCTACCTGCGAAGGCCGTGGTAAGGTGCCAGAAAAAGTTTGCACCGTTTGTAAAGGCAAGGGCACCGAGCGACGCCACCAAACGATTGCTCTAAAGGTCCCCGCCGGTATCGATGACGGCGCCACTATTCGCCTGCGTGAACGCGGAGAGGCAATTGCTAATGGTGGAAAGGGCGATTTGTATGTGCATGTTCGGGTAAACCCACACAAACATTTCACGCGTGAGGGCGACTTAATTTTAAGTGATGAACACGTGACGATGGTCGATGCGGCGCTGGGGACAGAGATCGAAGTCGACACTGTCGATGGCCCGCTCACCATGAAAATTCCTGCCGGTACCCAAAGCGGCACCGATTTCAAGCTGTCGGGTCATGGGGTGCCACATCTGCGCGGCGGTGGGCGTGGTTCGCACATCGTTACGATACATGTTGATACGCCAACCAAGCTTTCGAAGCGCCAAAAAGAGCTGCTCGAAGAATTCCGCAGCCATAAAAAACGCGGCCTGTTTTAGATATGAGTGAACGAACCGCCACAATTCTCTATGGGGATGAGCTACGCGATGGCAAGCCAAAATGGGCTCTCGATTCGATGCTATCCGACCGTGCCGGCCTGGCTCGCCACTTAGCGAACTATGATATTTCGCTGAGTGTTGCTGCTGTTCGCTCTGGCGAGGAAAGTTACGATATAATTCATCAGCCGGAATTTGACGACAACCAGGAGCTAATTGTCGAGGGTGTTAAGCAAATTTCGGGGTTGGAACTCGGCCGGGTTATTCTTGATCGTCACACTTTAGCCTATGGGCAAAAGCAGCGAGATCTACGTATGCCGCAAGTGAACGAAACCGAGGTCCAGGCGTATGGTGCGAATAAATTAGCTGCCTACAAAGACATCCATGGTCACTTACCAGAAGCGATTCCCACCTTTCTGGCGAGCGAACACGAGCAGTACCTTGAAGCAATTCCTGATGGCCCTTTTATCGCCAAGCCC is from Verrucomicrobiia bacterium and encodes:
- the dnaJ gene encoding molecular chaperone DnaJ, with amino-acid sequence MSKRDYYEVLGISKNASPDEIKKAFRRLAIQYHPDKEGGNEEKFKEVNEAYEVLKDPSKRQRYDQFGHAGVGGSAGAGGGNPFEGFQGFGGAQGARFDFGDLGLGDIFGSFFGGGQQQQGPRRGQDVETDVTVSFEEAVFGVEKDISIYLDDTCSHCKGTTVEPGHNLKTCPTCQGSGQQMRIMNTIFGQIQQSTMCSTCEGRGKVPEKVCTVCKGKGTERRHQTIALKVPAGIDDGATIRLRERGEAIANGGKGDLYVHVRVNPHKHFTREGDLILSDEHVTMVDAALGTEIEVDTVDGPLTMKIPAGTQSGTDFKLSGHGVPHLRGGGRGSHIVTIHVDTPTKLSKRQKELLEEFRSHKKRGLF